Sequence from the Candidatus Nitrospira nitrificans genome:
TCCAGGCCATCACCCGCCGCAACACCGGCTCGTTGGACCATAGACGTCACCCGGTCACGATCATCCGGATGAACGAGTTCAAGGCAGCGCTGCCATGATGCCGGCTCATCGGCGCCGACACCATAGAGATGCCGTAGGATCGGTGACCAAGAAAGGGAGCCTGCCCGGTAGTCGTATTCAAAGAACCCAACCTGCCCGAGCTGCACCGCAAGGTCACGTCGCGCCTCGCTGTCCTGAAGCGCTTCTTCGGCCCGCCGGCGCGCGGCGGCATCTTCATCCTGAGTCCTGTCAAACGTTTCCGCGACCTGCCCGAGTTGTGACACTTCGCTCATTGTCCAAACAACCGACGTCACCCGGCCCAGGCGGTCTTTCACCGGCGACAGCGAGACATCACTCCAAAACGAGGAACCGCTCTTGCGATAATGACAGATCCGCACACGACACGCCCATCCATCCTGGAGGGCCATTGCAAGCTTTTCCATCGAGGCCCGATCTGTATCCGGCCCGGTCAAGATCGACGTCGTGTGACCGATCACTTCCTGCTCGGCATACCCGGTCAGTGCGAGGAAGGCCGGATTGACATAGACGATGGGATGATGGGACACCCTCGCATCCGTCACGAGCACACTACAGTTCGTCGCCGCGATGATGGTTGAATGCAAGACGTTCTCTTGGCGCTGCCGAATGAGTATCCAGAGAATATAGCTGAGCAACAGGAGCACCCCGAGGAAGAGACCAGCAGCCATGCGGAACAACCTCCCGGTCCGTGCACGCGGAGTCGTTAGGTCTACTAATAATTTGGTTTCAACTTACATGAACCACAGGTGGAATGCCAGGTATGAAGGGTAATCGCAAAATCAGTTTTTTGCACCTAAAAGCGGTAGATCCGAATGTGGGTCGCTCATCCTTGCCGTTTCACAAAAAAGGCGGCCGCCTGTGCGCGCCGCGTGATGCGAAGTTTTTGAAACACGTTGGCCAAGTAGTTCTTGACGGTCTTGTCGCTGAGCCCGAGTGCGACGGCGATTTCCTTGTTGGTCTTTCCCTCGGCAACCAGCGCGACGACTCGCTCCTCCTGAGAAGACAGCTGGTCCGTACCAGAGGTCGCCGGCAGATCGTGAAGCCCTCTCAACCAACGCAGAGCCCTTTCGGTCACAGTAGAGTCGAGGATCGATTGGCCTTTCGCCACCGAGCGGATGGCTTCGAGCAAGGCGGGTGAATCGATTTCTTTGAGGACATAGCCATGAGCGCCGGCGAGCACGGCGGCGATCACGGAGTCGTCGTCGGCGTAGGACGTCAGGAAAATGACCCGTGTCCGCGGCAGCGCCCCGAGAATCTCTCGACAGGCATCGATCCCGGACCCGTCCGGCAGTCGGACATCCATCAGAATCACGTCGGGCTTCAATCTCTGCGCTTGCTGGACAGCCTCCGCCATGGCACCCGCCTCCCCGACGACTATGACATCCTGGGTTTGGCCGAACACCGTCCGCAGTCCCACGCGAATGACCTCATGATCATCGACCAACAGGACTCGAATAACGTGAGTTTTAGGTGTGAGCATAGGGCGTATCCTTTGGAAGATCGAGCGAGACCCTCGTCCCCTTGTCAGGTTTCGACTGGATGGCGAACAGGCCGCGGACTTTTTGAGCCCGTGCCGCCATGTTGGCGAGCCCATGACCAATCCCCTGAACCGAGCGTGTATTAAATCCGATGCCGTCATCCGTCACGGCGAGACGATCGGAGCGGATGAGATCCCGAAGCGATACCGTGATGTGTTTGGCGCGGCTGTGGCGCAACGCATTACTCACCCCTTCCCGTACGATGTTGATGATATGGAGCGCCTGTTCGGTGGAAAGCCGCCGCGCAGCTGCCTCGTCGATTCTGACCCGACATTTGGTGAAAGAGGCGATGGACATCGTTTCGACCATAGTTCGCAAGGCGGTCGAAAAGTCTCCACCCTGCAGCACTTGAGATTCGAGACCGGCAATGAAATTCCGGACTTCCGTCATGACCTGGTTGAGCTGCCCAATGGCTTGATCCAGTGTCGCCCTGAACTTCTCCGCCATAGGATCGCGCTGTTTTTTGATCAGGGGCTTACACGCTTCCAGTCCAAGCCCCACTGCATACAATGCCTGGAGGATTCCGTCGTGGAGGTCCTGGCTGATCCGCTCTCGTTCCTGGAGCGCGGCGCTCAAATCTCGCTCGCGCTGCAGGAGTATCTCCTCCATCCGCTTACGCTCGGTGATATCCGTCGCGGCGCCCAGGACCATGTGAACCTGCCCATGATCGTCAAAAATGGGCCTCTTGACCGTTTGTAACCAGCGCGTCCTTCCCCCGGCATCGGTGATCCTTTCCTCCAAGATGAACCGATCCATCCCGGAACTGAACACCTCAAGATCGCTCCTCCGAAAGAACTCTACCTCTTCCGCATTGACATTGAAGTCAGAATCCGATTTCCCGATCAACGCTTCCACCGTCGTGCCATACCAATCGGCCAGGGCTTTGTTCGCCAATGCAAACCGTCCGTCCCGATCCCTGGCAAAGATGAGGTCTGGGTCGGTGTCGATGACTTGTCGCAAGAACCTGTGGGAGCGATGAAGCTCGGCTTCCGCCTGCTTGCGTTCTGCAACGTCCCGTAAGATCATACAACCATATTCTTGCCCGTCATACTGCAGGTAATTAACGGTCACGTCCGTCTCCAGGACGTTTCCGGTTCGTGACCAAAACTTCGCGTCGAACGTCAACGCTCCCTGCTGTTTCAAGAAATGCCAATGCTCTGCCCACCGTTCCACGGGGAAATTCGGGTCAATGTCATGCACCGTCATGGCCAGGAGTTGCTCGCGTGAGTACTCCAACATGTCGCATGCGGCGTCATTGACGTTGAAAATTCGAGCGTGCGGGTCCAACCACACAATCGCCTCCACGGCCTGATCCACGGAGAACTGGGTTAACCGCAGCGCCTTTTCCAATCGCTTGCTCTCGGTGATATCGTCGCCGACCGTCACACTGCATTGCTTGCCGTTCAACTCAATCAATTCCGCCGACAAGAGACACTGGCGAACTTCGCCGCTCTTGCTTCGGAGCGCCACTTCCACGTTGCGGACGGATCCCTGGCTCAGCAACAGTTCGAGATAACGGTCCCGCGCCTCCGTCGAGGGCCAGAGTCCTATTTGTTGCGTCGTGCGTCCTACGACTTCTTCTTTGCTATAGGCGAACAGCTGACACGCGGCATCATTCGCGTCCACCACGAGACCGGAGTCCAGCTCGCTTATGACGACCGGATTGGGACTGGCTTGGAACGCCTTCGCAAAACGCTCTTCGCTCCTGCGAAGCGCTTCCTCGGCCTGCTTGCGGTCCGTGATGTCGTTGGCGATGGTCACCACACAGAGCGTTCCGTTGAGCTCCGCGAGATCAGCGGAGGCCAGAAGGTAGCGCAACGCGCCCGATTTGATCTTTAAAGCAAACTCCATGTTGCGCACCGGCTGCCCGGCTTTCAAACGCTCGATGACCCGTACTCTGTCCTCGAGATTCGGCCAGATCCCCAGCATCAACGTGGTGCTTCCGATCACTTCTTCGCGACGAAAACCGAACAGTTCCAGACAGGCATCGTTCACCTCGATACAACGGCCCGTTGCGACCTCCGTGATCCCGATCGGATGAGGACTCGTTCGAAAGGCTTTGGAGAATCGTTCCTCGCTTTCCCGCAGAGCTTGCTCAGCCTGCTTCCGCTCGGTGACATCGACTGTCGCGCCGATCAGGTGCGTCAACCGCCCGTCCTGATCACGAACGCTGTGGCAGCGAACGTCAGTCCACACCATCGAGCCGTCTTTCTTGACCATCCTCAGCTCATAGTGACAGGCATCGGCTGCTCCGCTTTGGACCAATTCCCAGTTCTTCATGGCGATCGGCTGGTCCTCCCGACAGACCAGGTCCAGCCAAACAAACGGATCGGTGGAGAGTTCTTCAGGCGCATAGCCAAAGAGGGCTTTGAGATTGGCATCCGCGTGGTATTCACCTCTGATGACATCCAATTCCCAGACGCCGACCTTGCCGATGGCCGTGGCGCGTGCGTAGCGTTCTTGGCTGGCCTGAAGTTCGGCCGTACGTTCCATCACTTTTCGT
This genomic interval carries:
- a CDS encoding response regulator, translating into MLTPKTHVIRVLLVDDHEVIRVGLRTVFGQTQDVIVVGEAGAMAEAVQQAQRLKPDVILMDVRLPDGSGIDACREILGALPRTRVIFLTSYADDDSVIAAVLAGAHGYVLKEIDSPALLEAIRSVAKGQSILDSTVTERALRWLRGLHDLPATSGTDQLSSQEERVVALVAEGKTNKEIAVALGLSDKTVKNYLANVFQKLRITRRAQAAAFFVKRQG